caagggactcatctgaagtggctctgccacaaagcctcaccggaggttatctggtaccatgggaaccgggatggccctctgagagcatatgctccaggagaattcctggaggatgtgttctcggcccggttatttgcggtttgcccctagtgggagtttcatgatggttgtggttatgcctacatcgcgggcgtggagttgcgctgtacaactcgggtaccgtactccttagttgcggcagagagataggcctcacatacactggtatgaatgctgagcctgcactcagtagataggcctcacatccactggtatgaatgctgagcctgcactcagtataaaccaggaccgctgtgcttgcatggcagggctctgattgtggtcccaaaatcaatccgtgttcgaagaggaccgtgggattatgcctacacggcaggtgctcacgttaaacccccaggactttcagtcCCGCAGTGCGTTATCGTTGGTGTTTCTATGTAAGCGTGGTAGTCAGCGTGTCCCCTGAACACGGACTCCATCTCAACTCGGCTGTAAAAATATCcgaatataatttttatatcaTGCTGGGACAGGTTTCTAGGGCTCGTTCTATTGCtccatagaaggtatccttctccgattctgcagtctcctctgcaggggcgtgaacactaatgaggcttatatttcgaaattcgcCTCGCAAacgtatattttcaaagctgataacagcaggtttcacttttggctgactagaaaaCATAGTCCGAGTacacggtttactggatgaccactataatatatggtgcagtggctcttcaacaggaaaccggtctccgtccagtgcatctcttgcaacgcggtTAGCTGCTTGGCGgctccttttctgtgaggttAACACACGTTTCCTTCCGAGCCCGATGCTCCTTTCGCGGCTTTGTAACTCCGGTTTTCggtgtagggttatcagtccTAGCCAACACCGAACCTGGatgaccagttgatacaatttaccCATTTCTAGGACCGGGAGActggccttcatccttccccaactgcagtttttcatttaaaaaaaagatcCGACCACCACGTCGATTTAGAGATAGGTTTTGGTAGTAAGCTGTTGGTGGTGGTTCAGCAggcttttcccaggttttatgctgcatcaTGTGTATCGCCTTAGGACCCACATTACCCTTTGATCACCCAAGTCAGGACACTTGAAtattgctggtaatgaggaggctgacagactcgTTCGCCAAGGCTATGGCAAGCATTTAGCATCCGGCCATCCCCTATCAATTCCGGCCAGCAGGCGAAAATCCAGGGCCTTTGGAGAGGCATTTTTTTTATGcttaaaaagtgggacatgGAAGATCTGATAAACATTTTAACAGGACAATAATCGTTAAACtcccacatggaaaaaatgtttGTGATGCCGCAGGAAAGTCGTTGAACAGGCGAATTTGGAGGAATatacgatcatcatcatcaccatcgacAGCGCCCGCAACCGGTATAGGATCTAAGCTTACCTtagtgaggaactccagacatcccagtttgacgcagaggtccaccaattcgatatccctgatagctgtctagcgtcctaacctacgtcaacgctccatctcaggcagggtctgtcacttcttctttttctaccatagatattttctttatagactttcgtcacccatacgtattaagtgacccacctaccgcaacctattgaaccggattttatactgtaccagacggtcgtgacattgctcataaatttcgtccttAAATAAGGTACAGACaatacaatgggcctaagaAAAGGCCTGAGAGCTTGAAGCTGCAGCTGCCTCCATCAAATTAAACTAAGTTTcatcttttcttatttttctttggtCTGACTTCAGTGTAACACGGTTTAAAGGCTTTGTAACTGTAGCACGGTTAATCATATCATATTATACAATATAAATTCAAGTTGATTCCTTCAGCTTCCAATGCGGACTTATATATATGAATTATGTTACCTCTgttaatgatttctttaaaattacGCATTAAAGTTTGCGAAAAAGGCCTCTAGAAGGTAAGGAGTACAATTTTTGGTGAGCTTCCTCAAAGAGCGACCTGAATACAGTTCAAAGGGTCCTATCCTTTCATTTTTCGCAAAAATACAAACCTAATTTAAACTCTTTAATATGTGCTTAGATCCTTTAAGTGTTTGTAGCCCTTCTAAGATTCTTGTGCGTGTTTTCTTCGTTTATAACATTAATATCAAAAAAAGTCGCCTAAATTATAATACTTTAATAATGTAGTTCACACTAATGGACAGTTATATATTGTGAAGAATatccaataaaatatatttcaacatAAACTCGTTAACAACACTCACTGATatgcaaaaaaatgaaataatgccCAGATGAAATGAGCCAACACGAAATGTAATTAGTTCAAAAGCACGAACTAAGGCCTTGTAAATTGCGTCCCTGTCTGAGCCCCCTCATCGCCTGTATGCAAATTGTTTACCTATTTTTAACTGGCTACTCCTATTTCCATTTTACTTGCAGAAATCACGCACAAAACAAACCCTAACCAGGCAGAATGGCCTGCACGAATTGCGGAGTGGTTGGTCCACCGCCGGACATGATCTTATCGATGCCTCCACCACCCTTGCCATCATTTCTACTACCGCGCAGTGCTATCGTCGCCCTTTCCGGGAATGAGTCGCAACCTTGCTTCGCGGCCTTCATGTGCGAGCCTAATCCACGTCCTCGCGAGGGGGGCATCGAGTTCATTGAATTGGCTGGCAAAGGAGGCCACATCACAATGGCCAACACGTGGCTATTCGTATTGATTTCATCCTGCGTCGGAGTCCTTGTTCTCGGCACTCTACTCGCCGTAATCCTGATGAAGTGTCGCGAGTaagtatttctttttttaatggGGTGAAAAGTAATTACAAGTGAAGGACATTAAGTTAATTGTGTACAACTGTTTGCAGTTACAGCTTTTCGTATCATGAATCGAATTTGAAGCAGTCATCGATGCCTGCCCTAGGGGAACCGTCGAAATCGAATCCCTTCCTGTCGGGCGGCATGTTGTATCCCTGTGCATCGAACCGAGACTCCTTGCAGCAACAACTGGCCAATGACAATAGGCTGTTGTGGGCTACGTTAACACCACATGGCACAAGGCACTTTGTTTCAGAGTTCCCGGCACAGGAATCACACTATGAGGTTGTCGATTATAAAGCTAAACCACAAACGGCCAAACCATCGGGGCGAGATACTTTGAAACGAGTCCCAGTTAAGGTAGATACATGCTATGCGTTTATATCTATTCAAGATTTGTAACCCATTAAGAGACCATTCAAGagagagtttttttttctagaaaatcaaaataaactATTGAGTCATTACAACAATTTCCAACTGACTCTTTCCAGTCATTCGACAATAATGGATTTGTGGACTACGACTACGAGGATCCAACTCCACTAATGGACTCATATCACGATGACTTGGACTCAGGATACCAAGAGCCCCATGAGGTCATTGGAACACTATCTCGAAGCTCACCGCGGCCTCTCGTGTCGTCACCAACGCGAATAGAGAACCCAAACATTCCGCCTCTGAACATGTATCCTCACAACAGGAATCCCAATGGAACTTTGAACAAAAAAACCACATTAAGCCGTCGCATAAGTGATGCATCATCCTACAGTGCAGCCGGCATGTAAACCGGCTGCACCTCAATTATTCCTAAATCTATTCTTTAAGCACTTTGTGACTAGGTTACCTTATCATGTCTGTACAATATTTCACTATAGTTTTACGTAAGTTTTAGAACTGAACTGATTGATGCTGATCCAAGTTTTCAAACTCTCCTAAATGTTCGATTGGTTCGAAGCGATTACGTAGATAAGTGGCAAACCACATTTTGGGGGACTCTATGCAGCGGAAGGTAGGCACGTTGCATAACTTCGCACCCAAATTGTCCTTTTTACCTATGGAGTAACTTTTAGTGGATTGAATCTAAGGCGTCCATGCAATGCTTCTTTAGATATTGTTGGTGTCCACCCTAGTTTATTAAGGTGCGAGCTACTGCCAAAGTCACCGGGTTCCAACGAAGGCGTAAAAAcaccaaatttcaaaacattaaccgtaaaatcaaattaaaactcTCGATTAAGTGTCGTATCACGTATCAATGTACTGTGTCTGCATCCATCATCCAACCTCGAAGGGCGTAATTGTCCTGCTTCACAACTACCCCATTCCAGGCGTGATGATgcctttatatgtatatgtatgtacctCAGTATATGCAAAGCACAATATATATCTGTAACTCGCTCTCttttaacaaaatatttgaaaaatccaTAAATTAGGAACGTGTGCTGTTTGAATTGCACAAGAGCATGCTTTGTACATAAGCAAGTACTGACGTTAGGTAAGATAGCAATAGCAACATTTCATTTATAGCAATGGCCAACTAATAAATATTTATCAAAAAATCGGAGCGTGCTTCATCTCATATTTGACTTCTGCATTGCAGGATTACTGAAAACAAAGTGTAAATTTCTCTATCTCAAGTCAGGAAAAACATTTTCGCGTGGGATACTTTCATTTCCGGAACTTTCTTCTTTCTGCTTCTGAAAGTAAACACTTCAGTCTAACATTTCGATAACTTTTAGCAAATTATCGCTTGGACTTTGCTATTGTGTGTTAAATACAAGATAACTTCCATGACCATCCCCagacatttccagatttcaatCCTAACGAAATGGTTTCCAATTACGTTTCGGTAATGgccgtggtcaaagggtagtataggccccagggcaaaacgtggattggtacccacgatggagcataaaacctggcaaacgcgtgctgaaccaacaccaacagctctactaccaaaccctatctccacctccacgtagtgaccgctgagagctctttcttaacgaaaagctgcagacggagaaggatgaaggcgagtctcctgcgcctaaaaaccagacaaattgtaccaactagtcctgcaggttgggggttgggtagggctgacaaccctacacggaaaacaacttgttacgaaaccacgacAGGAGCCTCGCACTggatggataacacaacgacgaacccggcaacgaaaaaggaataacgatttatgcattttctcatggaacgtgcgctccctgtatagagatgaggctcctgagcagctagccaataccatgtcccaatatagggctgatgtaacagtgttacaggagatgcgttggacagggaccggtttccaccaaccaacaagtctgtgaactagaaaagtgcagggagcaaccgcaccgggCACGCAATttttagcaacaagtcagcaggatgaagccttatacagagacaaagaggaaaatctgatttccgacagaataggcatattgaagcgatgggttgagtactttaatgagctactgaacaaccagaacatcagcgaattggaggtgccgccaactgaagacgacggacaaatactgccaccaccaagtgtagaagaaacagtctgtgcaattcatcggcttaaaaatcataagtcgccaggagccgatgcaattacagccgaattggttaaatatggaagcgaccagttataccaagtggttcatcaacttgtgctgaaggtgtgggacagcgaatcaatgcctgacgactggcaaagaggcatccaCTAGCTCGtagtggacgaaaaccgatcttgtCGGCGTTTAATTGTTtcagaagaagcaaaaaaatcCTCGCGAAgtgtagttagttagtttagttaactggggggagccgcagtccCGAACACttaggccattattaggcccattgtactatccccgtagttgcatattcaatggcttcccgcctacggtgttcgcaggctttagcgaatctgagaacattctccagaggcagagagtgagcagattcttcattgaagaaaaccttgccaaggtgtcttcgtctgagatctgcggatgccgggcagctgcataaaaagtgcagggccgtctcctcctcctcctcacattggctgcacacagccgaaaccactaccccaatcttttccatatggtagtttaaggggcagtgtctagggttttcatgtccgacttcttaagagacaacaaaaatgccgctctagtggccctaggctccttcacaaggattttcgcttgccggcaagagtccaaatttttccactcggttgcgtgaatccttgcaatttcactcttcagagtagacttgacagtagatggtcggattccaagagctggttctggccccaccattgtggatccagaccctcggcgagctagtctgtcagcctcctcattgccggcgatgttagagtgccccggcacccacatcaggaatgtttcgttcagtcggccaagtttcagcagcacctgatggcaactccacaccaacttgcttgatatgttgttgccatttagcgttgataatgccgcccgactgtcggaacagattcgaatggtgcgacccctccatttctgtcgcagacattcttctgctgccaatgaaatggcatatatctccgcctggaatatggtcgtcatttttccgagaggttgggccagttctataatcggattctccgagaacgcccctgcacctgatccatcctccatgactgacccgtcggtgaagattattaggtctgttaTCTGAAAAGactttaagtaatccaattacttttttattttaataatccgttaagtaattaacaccacttctcatttcaacaatccatataaatatttaagatatttttaaattaacaattcatatgttgttttcattaatgtacacttaacattctttttaattcaacgaattcaaaaagacttctctgctcaattcccaacttgatatctaaaacttttctagtcctttttcaAGTCCcactgaataattaaattttagtgacaggtctcaaaaaacaaaattactcatcgcacacttttctgagatcttccactccattggcgtgctacgcaaagtggatagatccgcaccatctattcgctcgcactcgcaacattcgaaataaatttcgaatgctgcgaatcctgccgcgccacatcactccgcccccagatgaaacctaggggtttcagcgactgatccccgaacttcgttcgccgttaatccacaaagcggacacgacgttgcttcggggcgcacgcgggtttcagcctggacaaagagaccgccttcttgtgaccaccgatctcgagctggaagaaatgttctccccgctcgagaacgcggtacgggccctcatatggaggctgcagcggcttccggacggcatccgtcctgatcagcacgtgcgtgcaagtgtccagctccttgggcgaacaggcaggtatggacgagtgtcgagtgggtggtggcgctttgatgcgtcggagattgtctctcagcagacgcaccaaccccgactccgtgagacccgatctcttgtcgaagaccggatcgcttgggagtctcgggttctccccgtaaaccagctccgcggggctggcagcaaactcctctcggcgagttgttcgaaggccgagtaggacgagaggcaagacttgcgtccaggacgggtcgtcgcgtgccataatggcggctttcagcgtccggtgccaacgttccaacatcccattggattgtgggtggtatgccgtagtccgctggcgtttaaaaccaaggagtttgcctaactcggagaaaagggtggactcaaattgcattccctggtcagtgatgaccactgcagggacgccaaagcgaggtatccactctcgacagagggcttcagcacatgattgcgccgtaatgtctttcagaggtattgcctcaggccaccgcgtgaacctgtcgatgattgtgaggcaatacttataactgtgcgagtctcgcaaaggccctattatgtcgaggtgtatagtgtggaaacgcttggtagtgcgggggaatgagcccacttctttcctaacatgcctggagaccttacatttttggcatgcgatgcactctctggcccaggaattaatatccttgttcatggagggccagaagtattttccggtgactaaccggtttgttgtcctgatgccggggtgcgccaagtcgtgaactgcgtggaacacttccttgcgaaatgtggccggaatgtatggccgaggtcccttttccgagtcttcgcagcagagcgagaggcttgagccgaagatgggcaactcccgaaatttgtatttggggttggacttgaggctctgaagtgctgcgtcatccacttgcgccttggcaatagccgagaaatcgagtgaggcggggatgttaacttcggagacacgagacaaagcgtcagcaacaatgttgtccttcccggacacgtgctggatgtccgacgtaaactggcttatgaagctcaggtgtcgaagctgacgaggggacgctttgtcgggcttctgtttcaaagcgaacgtgagaggcttatggtccgtgaacactgtgaacggcctgccttctagggagaaacggaagtatttgatggacaggtatgcggcgagcagttcgcgatcgtaggtgctgtagttccgttgagcgggattcaactgcttcgagaagaagctcaacggctgccaaacttggtccaccttttggtgaagggcagcacctactgcgttgtcagaggcatcaacaaaaacggctaggggtgcatcttgcagagggaatgccaagagcgtagcgtcagccagttgttgacgagatttgtcaaacgcgcagatagcctcttcagaccacacgatctctcgtgtgtccttagttttggggccagacaagtacgcgttcaaaatggactggagatgggcggccttgggcaggaaacgacggtagaagttcagcatgcccaagaacctcctcaactccctcactgtctttggacgcgggaagcttgatatcgcttgcaccttgtctgggtcgggctgtattccttcaggggaaatgaaatggccgaggaatctcacctgttgttgaaggaatttgcatttctcaacgtttaggactaaaccggcctcaaggagacgttgaaaaatgcactcgagatgggctaagtgctcagactcagtggaagaagcgaccaaaacatcatccaaatatacgaaacagaattcgaggtttcgcagaactgagtgaatgaacctttgaaaggtttgcgccgcgttgcacaatccgaaagtcatccgggtgaactcgaagagtccaaagggtgtgcatattgccgtctttggaatgtcttcaggagctactggaatttggtgataagccttggttaagtccaaggtcgaaaagatgcggcaattcgcgaggtgatgcgcaaagtcgtggatgagtggaattggatatcggtcaggaacagtctgtgcatttagtcttctgtaatccccacatgggcgccattcgccgtttggcttagggaccatatgcagtggggaagaccaacagctgtttgagggcctgcagataccctgttgaacgagttgttcaaactctttccgtgcaattgccagtttctgagaaggaagaggacgcaccttcgagaagatcggggaaccagtagtgataatgtggtgctgcacattgtgcttcactggtttggagagactacagttggtagtaatctggctgaacttttggagaagtgcccgaacacgagagtcggtaatgtcttctaaaagaacggaaagattattgcctgggtgagataccatatgtcccgacgtattaaggttggtcgtggaatctataagagacttgttttgcaagtccaccagcaatccatagtgacacaggaagtctgcgcctagtatggggaagctgacatccgccaggatgaaacgccacgaaaacgtcctacgcaagccaagactcacgtccacttgcctatatccgtaagtattgatgcgggaggaatttgctgccgcaagtttgagcggttgagggaaaagttgatgatgctggggtacgggaagaaccgaaacctccgcacccgtgtcgacgaggtagttgcgcctgctgagagggtcgaaaatagttaggcgacgtggcgctgcgttctgggtggccgccgccaagaccccccgcggacctagttttttgcggtaggagagaatctacacggtagcgtacatcttgtcgctttatccccgaatctgcggtggtaccagcaaatccctgggtccgtggactgtcttgacgacctgctacctgatcgcccttttcggatggca
The DNA window shown above is from Hermetia illucens chromosome 5, iHerIll2.2.curated.20191125, whole genome shotgun sequence and carries:
- the LOC119658338 gene encoding uncharacterized protein LOC119658338 — translated: MACTNCGVVGPPPDMILSMPPPPLPSFLLPRSAIVALSGNESQPCFAAFMCEPNPRPREGGIEFIELAGKGGHITMANTWLFVLISSCVGVLVLGTLLAVILMKCRDYSFSYHESNLKQSSMPALGEPSKSNPFLSGGMLYPCASNRDSLQQQLANDNRLLWATLTPHGTRHFVSEFPAQESHYEVVDYKAKPQTAKPSGRDTLKRVPVKSFDNNGFVDYDYEDPTPLMDSYHDDLDSGYQEPHEVIGTLSRSSPRPLVSSPTRIENPNIPPLNMYPHNRNPNGTLNKKTTLSRRISDASSYSAAGM